A region from the Chrysoperla carnea chromosome 4, inChrCarn1.1, whole genome shotgun sequence genome encodes:
- the LOC123297686 gene encoding lysosomal-associated transmembrane protein 4A isoform X1, translating into MFRMITMRLKSGPAISSEWRCLFCLHVRTATIILGMWHLILHVLILSALAVIFRNHNLLDEGRVGSEYGETNIISDENTIEDLPTPLSKVDPSIPGRHHRDHGLYYTDLDMAGLVTMFTLTFNLLLVYGAIKGKATPLLPFFCLQLFDFAVSTLYRLTATGYACYMRSMHRLVAETWQLPFRNYLLQLSPQCLSLVVLFAFVLSMVIKAYCIGIVWRCYKYLTLRQQALRSAIHYIMPGDIPTDRMPPMEPDYSSLLPDYEAACKQTPPPSYQAAVAAQAEILSTAVGATGVGESQTTTNIESNQETANAAAATLPISNVSHQTQAVITTTSATSPTFTNQITTVTIPQAVASGDYGVTDAVPPVEQQVK; encoded by the exons ATGTTTAGGATGATTACAATGCGATTAAAGTCGGGGCCAGCTATTAGCAGCGAATGGAGATGTTTGTTCTGTCTTCATGTTCGAACTGCGACAATTATTCTTGGAATGTGGCATTtg attttacatGTACTGATATTATCGGCACTAGCAGTTATATTCCGCAATCATAATTTATTGGATGAAGGTCGTGTTGGCTCTGAATATGGGGAAACTAATATTATTTCCGATGAGAATACTATTGAAGATTTACCAACTCCCTTGAGCAAAGTTGATCCATCAATACCTGGCCGTCATCATCGTGATCATGGTTTGTATTATa CTGATTTGGATATGGCCGGACTAGTAACAATGTTTACTTTAACGTTTAATTTACTACTTGTCTATGGTGCAATTAAAGGAAAGGCGACACCATTGTTACCATTCTTCTGTTTACAATTGTTCGATTTTGCTGTAAGCAC TCTTTACAGATTAACAGCTACTGGTTACGCATGTTATATGCGTTCAATGCATCGTTTGGTTGCTGAAACATGGCAGTTACCATTCCGTAACTATTTACTTCAATTGAGTCCTCAATGTTTATCACTTGTAGTGTTATTTGCTTTTGTTTTATCAATGGTTATTAAG GCATATTGTATTGGAATTGTCTGGCGTTGTTATAAGTATTTAACATTACGCCAACAAGCTTTACGTAGTGCAATACATTATATAATGCCTGGTGATATTCCAACTGATCGTATGCCACCAATGGAACCAGACTATTCATCACTATTGCCAGATTATGAAGCTGCATGCAAACAAACACCACCACCATCGTATCAAGCTGCAGTTGCTGCACAAGCAGAAATTCTTTCTACTGCTGTTGGTGCAACTGGAGTTGGTGAATCTCAAACTACAACAAATATTG AATCTAATCAGGAGACCGCTAATGCCGCCGCCGCCACATTGCCGATATCTAATGTGTCACATCAAACGCAAGCAGTTATTACTACAACCTCAGCAACTAGCCCTACATTTACAAATCAGATTACTACCGTTACCATTCCCCAGGCTGTTGCATCTGGTGATTATGGTGTAACTGATGCAGTGCCACCCGTTGAACAACAAGTAAAATaa
- the LOC123297686 gene encoding lysosomal-associated transmembrane protein 4A isoform X3 encodes MFRMITMRLKSGPAISSEWRCLFCLHVRTATIILGMWHLILHVLILSALAVIFRNHNLLDEGRVGSEYGETNIISDENTIEDLPTPLSKVDPSIPGRHHRDHGLYYTDLDMAGLVTMFTLTFNLLLVYGAIKGKATPLLPFFCLQLFDFAVSTLTATGYACYMRSMHRLVAETWQLPFRNYLLQLSPQCLSLVVLFAFVLSMVIKAYCIGIVWRCYKYLTLRQQALRSAIHYIMPGDIPTDRMPPMEPDYSSLLPDYEAACKQTPPPSYQAAVAAQAEILSTAVGATGVGESQTTTNIESNQETANAAAATLPISNVSHQTQAVITTTSATSPTFTNQITTVTIPQAVASGDYGVTDAVPPVEQQVK; translated from the exons ATGTTTAGGATGATTACAATGCGATTAAAGTCGGGGCCAGCTATTAGCAGCGAATGGAGATGTTTGTTCTGTCTTCATGTTCGAACTGCGACAATTATTCTTGGAATGTGGCATTtg attttacatGTACTGATATTATCGGCACTAGCAGTTATATTCCGCAATCATAATTTATTGGATGAAGGTCGTGTTGGCTCTGAATATGGGGAAACTAATATTATTTCCGATGAGAATACTATTGAAGATTTACCAACTCCCTTGAGCAAAGTTGATCCATCAATACCTGGCCGTCATCATCGTGATCATGGTTTGTATTATa CTGATTTGGATATGGCCGGACTAGTAACAATGTTTACTTTAACGTTTAATTTACTACTTGTCTATGGTGCAATTAAAGGAAAGGCGACACCATTGTTACCATTCTTCTGTTTACAATTGTTCGATTTTGCTGTAAGCAC ATTAACAGCTACTGGTTACGCATGTTATATGCGTTCAATGCATCGTTTGGTTGCTGAAACATGGCAGTTACCATTCCGTAACTATTTACTTCAATTGAGTCCTCAATGTTTATCACTTGTAGTGTTATTTGCTTTTGTTTTATCAATGGTTATTAAG GCATATTGTATTGGAATTGTCTGGCGTTGTTATAAGTATTTAACATTACGCCAACAAGCTTTACGTAGTGCAATACATTATATAATGCCTGGTGATATTCCAACTGATCGTATGCCACCAATGGAACCAGACTATTCATCACTATTGCCAGATTATGAAGCTGCATGCAAACAAACACCACCACCATCGTATCAAGCTGCAGTTGCTGCACAAGCAGAAATTCTTTCTACTGCTGTTGGTGCAACTGGAGTTGGTGAATCTCAAACTACAACAAATATTG AATCTAATCAGGAGACCGCTAATGCCGCCGCCGCCACATTGCCGATATCTAATGTGTCACATCAAACGCAAGCAGTTATTACTACAACCTCAGCAACTAGCCCTACATTTACAAATCAGATTACTACCGTTACCATTCCCCAGGCTGTTGCATCTGGTGATTATGGTGTAACTGATGCAGTGCCACCCGTTGAACAACAAGTAAAATaa
- the LOC123297686 gene encoding lysosomal-associated transmembrane protein 4A isoform X2 has product MFRMITMRLKSGPAISSEWRCLFCLHVRTATIILGMWHLILHVLILSALAVIFRNHNLLDEGRVGSEYGETNIISDENTIEDLPTPLSKVDPSIPGRHHRDHGLYYNLDMAGLVTMFTLTFNLLLVYGAIKGKATPLLPFFCLQLFDFAVSTLYRLTATGYACYMRSMHRLVAETWQLPFRNYLLQLSPQCLSLVVLFAFVLSMVIKAYCIGIVWRCYKYLTLRQQALRSAIHYIMPGDIPTDRMPPMEPDYSSLLPDYEAACKQTPPPSYQAAVAAQAEILSTAVGATGVGESQTTTNIESNQETANAAAATLPISNVSHQTQAVITTTSATSPTFTNQITTVTIPQAVASGDYGVTDAVPPVEQQVK; this is encoded by the exons ATGTTTAGGATGATTACAATGCGATTAAAGTCGGGGCCAGCTATTAGCAGCGAATGGAGATGTTTGTTCTGTCTTCATGTTCGAACTGCGACAATTATTCTTGGAATGTGGCATTtg attttacatGTACTGATATTATCGGCACTAGCAGTTATATTCCGCAATCATAATTTATTGGATGAAGGTCGTGTTGGCTCTGAATATGGGGAAACTAATATTATTTCCGATGAGAATACTATTGAAGATTTACCAACTCCCTTGAGCAAAGTTGATCCATCAATACCTGGCCGTCATCATCGTGATCATGGTTTGTATTATa ATTTGGATATGGCCGGACTAGTAACAATGTTTACTTTAACGTTTAATTTACTACTTGTCTATGGTGCAATTAAAGGAAAGGCGACACCATTGTTACCATTCTTCTGTTTACAATTGTTCGATTTTGCTGTAAGCAC TCTTTACAGATTAACAGCTACTGGTTACGCATGTTATATGCGTTCAATGCATCGTTTGGTTGCTGAAACATGGCAGTTACCATTCCGTAACTATTTACTTCAATTGAGTCCTCAATGTTTATCACTTGTAGTGTTATTTGCTTTTGTTTTATCAATGGTTATTAAG GCATATTGTATTGGAATTGTCTGGCGTTGTTATAAGTATTTAACATTACGCCAACAAGCTTTACGTAGTGCAATACATTATATAATGCCTGGTGATATTCCAACTGATCGTATGCCACCAATGGAACCAGACTATTCATCACTATTGCCAGATTATGAAGCTGCATGCAAACAAACACCACCACCATCGTATCAAGCTGCAGTTGCTGCACAAGCAGAAATTCTTTCTACTGCTGTTGGTGCAACTGGAGTTGGTGAATCTCAAACTACAACAAATATTG AATCTAATCAGGAGACCGCTAATGCCGCCGCCGCCACATTGCCGATATCTAATGTGTCACATCAAACGCAAGCAGTTATTACTACAACCTCAGCAACTAGCCCTACATTTACAAATCAGATTACTACCGTTACCATTCCCCAGGCTGTTGCATCTGGTGATTATGGTGTAACTGATGCAGTGCCACCCGTTGAACAACAAGTAAAATaa
- the LOC123297686 gene encoding lysosomal-associated transmembrane protein 4A isoform X4, with the protein MFRMITMRLKSGPAISSEWRCLFCLHVRTATIILGMWHLILHVLILSALAVIFRNHNLLDEGRVGSEYGETNIISDENTIEDLPTPLSKVDPSIPGRHHRDHADLDMAGLVTMFTLTFNLLLVYGAIKGKATPLLPFFCLQLFDFAVSTLYRLTATGYACYMRSMHRLVAETWQLPFRNYLLQLSPQCLSLVVLFAFVLSMVIKAYCIGIVWRCYKYLTLRQQALRSAIHYIMPGDIPTDRMPPMEPDYSSLLPDYEAACKQTPPPSYQAAVAAQAEILSTAVGATGVGESQTTTNIESNQETANAAAATLPISNVSHQTQAVITTTSATSPTFTNQITTVTIPQAVASGDYGVTDAVPPVEQQVK; encoded by the exons ATGTTTAGGATGATTACAATGCGATTAAAGTCGGGGCCAGCTATTAGCAGCGAATGGAGATGTTTGTTCTGTCTTCATGTTCGAACTGCGACAATTATTCTTGGAATGTGGCATTtg attttacatGTACTGATATTATCGGCACTAGCAGTTATATTCCGCAATCATAATTTATTGGATGAAGGTCGTGTTGGCTCTGAATATGGGGAAACTAATATTATTTCCGATGAGAATACTATTGAAGATTTACCAACTCCCTTGAGCAAAGTTGATCCATCAATACCTGGCCGTCATCATCGTGATCATG CTGATTTGGATATGGCCGGACTAGTAACAATGTTTACTTTAACGTTTAATTTACTACTTGTCTATGGTGCAATTAAAGGAAAGGCGACACCATTGTTACCATTCTTCTGTTTACAATTGTTCGATTTTGCTGTAAGCAC TCTTTACAGATTAACAGCTACTGGTTACGCATGTTATATGCGTTCAATGCATCGTTTGGTTGCTGAAACATGGCAGTTACCATTCCGTAACTATTTACTTCAATTGAGTCCTCAATGTTTATCACTTGTAGTGTTATTTGCTTTTGTTTTATCAATGGTTATTAAG GCATATTGTATTGGAATTGTCTGGCGTTGTTATAAGTATTTAACATTACGCCAACAAGCTTTACGTAGTGCAATACATTATATAATGCCTGGTGATATTCCAACTGATCGTATGCCACCAATGGAACCAGACTATTCATCACTATTGCCAGATTATGAAGCTGCATGCAAACAAACACCACCACCATCGTATCAAGCTGCAGTTGCTGCACAAGCAGAAATTCTTTCTACTGCTGTTGGTGCAACTGGAGTTGGTGAATCTCAAACTACAACAAATATTG AATCTAATCAGGAGACCGCTAATGCCGCCGCCGCCACATTGCCGATATCTAATGTGTCACATCAAACGCAAGCAGTTATTACTACAACCTCAGCAACTAGCCCTACATTTACAAATCAGATTACTACCGTTACCATTCCCCAGGCTGTTGCATCTGGTGATTATGGTGTAACTGATGCAGTGCCACCCGTTGAACAACAAGTAAAATaa